One window of the Klebsiella sp. WP3-W18-ESBL-02 genome contains the following:
- a CDS encoding fumarylacetoacetate hydrolase family protein, translated as MSKYVFEPQAPVAIPVVGSDEQFPVRRVYCVGRNYAAHAREMGFDPDREPPFFFCKPADAVVPVAAGETLNLAYPAQTDNYHYEIELVVAIGKKGSDIPLEKAEEYIWGYATGLDMTRRDRQMEMRQMGRPWEIGKAFDLSAPIAPLHKVADAPSLEKAPIWLQVDGEDRQRSDIEHLIWDVKETISYLSGFFELQPGDLIFTGTPEGVGAVVKGETITGNVEGLTPITVKIV; from the coding sequence ATGAGCAAATACGTATTTGAACCTCAGGCGCCGGTGGCGATTCCGGTTGTGGGCAGCGATGAGCAGTTCCCGGTACGCCGCGTTTACTGCGTTGGCCGTAACTATGCTGCGCACGCCCGTGAAATGGGCTTTGATCCGGATCGCGAGCCGCCGTTCTTCTTCTGTAAACCGGCAGATGCCGTGGTGCCGGTTGCGGCGGGTGAAACGCTGAACCTGGCCTACCCGGCGCAGACCGACAACTATCACTATGAAATTGAACTGGTCGTCGCGATTGGTAAAAAAGGCAGCGATATCCCGCTGGAGAAAGCGGAAGAGTACATCTGGGGCTACGCCACCGGTCTGGATATGACCCGCCGCGATCGCCAGATGGAAATGCGCCAGATGGGCCGCCCGTGGGAAATCGGCAAAGCCTTTGACCTCTCTGCCCCGATTGCACCGCTGCACAAAGTAGCCGATGCGCCGTCTCTGGAAAAAGCGCCAATCTGGCTGCAGGTTGATGGCGAAGACCGTCAGCGCAGCGATATTGAGCATCTGATCTGGGACGTCAAAGAAACCATCAGCTACCTGTCTGGCTTCTTCGAACTGCAGCCGGGCGATCTGATCTTCACCGGTACGCCGGAAGGCGTTGGCGCCGTGGTGAAGGGCGAAACCATCACCGGTAACGTGGAAGGTTTAACGCCAATCACGGTGAAAATTGTTTGA
- the maiA gene encoding maleylacetoacetate isomerase has product MKLYSFFNSSASYRVRIALALKGIDHQTVGVNIRIGQQNALEYRRLNPVGLVPALVTDDGESLGQSLAIIDWLDRHFPQTPLLPANDPQRMRVLEVVYAICCDIHPINNMRVLRYLSDELKVSEEEKKRWYAHWIQQGLSAVEQLLRRSHSGAFCVGDSPTLADCCLVPQWANAERMGCDLSGFPRCKAVYDACTALPAFIAAAPENQQDKIPA; this is encoded by the coding sequence ATGAAGCTGTACAGTTTTTTTAATAGTTCGGCCTCTTACCGCGTGCGCATTGCGCTGGCGCTGAAGGGCATTGACCATCAGACGGTGGGCGTCAACATTCGTATTGGCCAGCAGAACGCGCTGGAGTACCGACGCCTCAACCCGGTGGGGCTGGTACCGGCGCTTGTCACCGACGACGGTGAATCGCTGGGGCAATCGCTGGCGATTATTGACTGGCTGGACAGACATTTCCCGCAGACGCCGCTGCTACCGGCGAACGATCCACAGCGCATGCGCGTGTTGGAAGTGGTGTACGCCATTTGCTGCGACATCCATCCCATCAACAACATGCGCGTATTGCGCTACCTCAGCGATGAGCTGAAGGTCAGTGAAGAAGAGAAAAAACGCTGGTATGCACACTGGATCCAGCAGGGGCTAAGCGCAGTGGAACAGCTGCTGCGCCGTAGCCATTCAGGGGCGTTTTGCGTGGGCGATTCGCCGACGCTAGCCGACTGCTGCCTGGTGCCGCAGTGGGCTAACGCTGAGCGTATGGGCTGCGATCTGAGCGGGTTCCCGCGCTGTAAAGCGGTCTATGATGCCTGTACCGCGCTGCCGGCGTTTATCGCCGCGGCCCCTGAAAACCAGCAGGACAAAATCCCGGCGTAG
- a CDS encoding 3-hydroxybenzoate 6-monooxygenase — MAKVTRAIIVGGGIGGAATALSLARQGIQVMLLEQAHEIGEIGAGIQLGPNAFSALDSLGVGEVARQRAVFTDHITMMDAVNGEEVISIETGQAFRDHFGGPYAVIHRVDIHATVWEAALQHPGVKYRTSTHVTDIRQTADDVTVFDDKGNSWTADILIGCDGVKSVVRQSLLSDTPRVTGHVVYRAVVEREDMPEDLRINAPVLWAGPHCHLVHYPLRGGKQYNLVVTFHSRETEEWGVRDGSKEEVLSYFKGIHPRPRQMLDKSTTWRRWSTADREPVEKWGNDRITLVGDSAHPVAQYMAQGACMALEDAVTLGKALTECDGDAARAFALYESVRIPRTARIVWSTREMGRLYHAAGVERQVRNLLWKGKTQDEFYRGIEWLYGWKEDNCLQPR; from the coding sequence ATGGCTAAAGTAACGCGTGCAATTATTGTCGGCGGCGGTATCGGCGGTGCGGCTACCGCGCTGTCGCTGGCGCGCCAGGGCATTCAGGTGATGCTGCTGGAGCAGGCGCATGAAATCGGCGAAATCGGTGCCGGGATCCAGTTAGGGCCAAATGCGTTTTCGGCGCTCGACAGCCTGGGAGTCGGTGAGGTCGCCCGTCAACGTGCGGTCTTTACCGATCACATCACCATGATGGATGCGGTCAACGGTGAAGAAGTGATTAGTATCGAAACGGGTCAGGCATTCCGTGACCATTTCGGCGGCCCGTATGCGGTTATTCACCGCGTGGATATTCATGCCACCGTTTGGGAAGCGGCGCTACAGCACCCTGGCGTGAAATATCGCACCTCGACCCATGTGACGGATATCCGCCAGACGGCGGACGATGTCACCGTGTTTGATGATAAAGGCAACAGCTGGACGGCTGATATTCTGATCGGCTGCGACGGCGTGAAGTCGGTGGTGCGTCAGAGTCTGCTCAGCGACACGCCGCGCGTGACCGGGCACGTGGTCTATCGCGCCGTGGTTGAGCGTGAGGATATGCCGGAAGACCTGCGCATCAACGCGCCGGTGCTGTGGGCTGGCCCGCACTGCCATCTGGTTCATTACCCGCTGCGCGGTGGTAAGCAGTACAACCTCGTGGTGACCTTCCACAGCCGTGAAACGGAAGAGTGGGGCGTACGCGACGGGAGCAAAGAAGAGGTGTTGTCGTACTTTAAAGGCATTCACCCGCGTCCTCGTCAGATGCTGGATAAATCGACCACCTGGCGCCGTTGGTCTACCGCCGATCGTGAGCCGGTAGAGAAATGGGGCAACGATCGCATCACGCTGGTGGGCGACTCCGCGCATCCGGTAGCGCAGTATATGGCGCAGGGTGCCTGTATGGCGCTGGAAGATGCGGTGACCTTAGGCAAAGCGCTGACCGAATGCGACGGCGATGCCGCCCGAGCGTTTGCGCTGTATGAGTCGGTACGTATTCCGCGTACGGCGCGCATCGTGTGGTCTACGCGTGAAATGGGGCGTCTGTACCACGCGGCAGGGGTTGAACGCCAGGTGCGTAACCTGCTGTGGAAAGGTAAAACCCAGGACGAGTTCTATCGCGGCATCGAGTGGCTGTACGGCTGGAAAGAGGATAACTGCCTGCAACCGCGTTAA